One region of Zingiber officinale cultivar Zhangliang chromosome 7B, Zo_v1.1, whole genome shotgun sequence genomic DNA includes:
- the LOC122007156 gene encoding epidermal growth factor receptor substrate 15-like isoform X2 has product MAARPDQVVDMRVFDAYFTRADADRDGRISGAEAVAFFQGSGLPRNVLAQVWMYADQKRAGFLGREEFYNALRLVTVAQRGIQLTPETVQAVLKIPDAAKIPAPKINPVPGPPSQMNIAASSPPSQMGAMVPTNQNTGLRAQPPLANAEINQHAVPFGNHVMRPPQTTQVSVSPLLKESGQILQQGNNLAVMHPPSSVTPSFSTDWFSGRNSGTFAHETQQLSVARIPPSANQDGLGVSNFGSAPGIISKPYTLATTASIPSKPTHSTVLRPQPDSKALVLSGNGFSSDSNYVGDVFSLTQAHEADAWQNMALVPSGENQTQPQVKQNQPDTKQSGLTMTISSDSIGIVGFTSTQPQLPWPKFTQSDIQRYLAIFFKVDNDRDGKITGEEARNLFLSWRLPREVLKQVWDLSDQDNDGMLSLREFCISLYLMERHHEKRPLPTVLPGSIASDQTLLLATNQPLTGYGGPVSRPAPGLVMPQPPMPATVAKPPMQKRIPLADDSGEPVQQKSRVPVLEKYLVDQLSKEEQSALNTKFQEASDADKKVQDLEKEILDSKEKSEFYRSKMQELVLYKSRCDNRLNEVTERASADKREAESLTKRYEQKCKQLGDVASKLTIEEATFHDIQEKKMEIYNAILKIEQGETADGSLQARADHIQKDLEELIKILNERSKQYGLCAKPTTLVELPFGWQAGIQEGSADWNEDWDKFEEDGFSIIKELTIEVEKAIPTEKPKPQEVQNEKHETEEGLQAATLNGEDKTVATFSDGEDKTVATFSDAEEETVKPSNSTIVKPITENGSTNLDRSDNTNNSHADPGSSAMENSKDLHPLHARHDDSSHADENSSDHENAESYNLDDKHAVEPSWGPTFDRSDDIDSVWSYNSKEADHQVQRKHSFGSDDFGLFPPIKTDSPSAASVKGPFFDSVPSTPLYGSGYSPKFSEAPDDHSFNSLSQHDFFNTHDTSSFGQRDSLARFDSFRSTTDYSRGESFAASDSMSSIFDHRRGESFARFDSMRSTADYTGGFSSFDGVDLFGSGPFKSSDNHSPKKGTTNWDAF; this is encoded by the exons TGCACAGAGAGGCATACAGCTTACACCTGAGACTGTCCAGGCAGTTCTTAAAATCCCTGATGCAGCTAAAATTCCTGCACCAAAGATAAATCCTGTTCCTGGCCCCCCATCTCAGATGAACATTGCAGCCAGCAGTCCCCCCTCTCAGATGGGTGCCATGGTACCAACTAATCAAAATACTGGTTTAAGGGCACAACCACCACTAGCAAATGCTGAGATTAACCAACATGCCGTTCCCTTTGGAAACCATGTGATGAGGCCACCTCAAACCACACAGGTTTCTGTTTCACCTTTGCTTAAGGAAAGTGGTCAAATTTTACAGCAAGGAAATAACCTGGCAGTTATGCATCCTCCAAGTTCAGTTACACCAAGCTTTTCGACTGATTGGTTCAGTGGTAGGAACAGTGGAACCTTTGCACATGAAACTCAACAACTATCGGTTGCAAGGATCCCCCCCTCAGCAAACCAAGATGGTTTGGGTGTATCCAACTTTGGGTCAGCTCCTGGAATAATTTCTAAACCTTATACACTAGCAACAACAGCCTCAATTCCATCAAAGCCTACACATTCTACTGTGTTACGACCCCAACCAGATTCAAAAGCTTTAGTTTTGAGTGGAAACGGATTCTCTTCTGATTCAAATTATGTTGGTGATGTGTTTTCTTTAACTCAG GCGCATGAAGCTGATGCTTGGCAAAACATGGCATTGGTTCCTTCTGGTGAGAACCAAACTCAACCACAGGTCAAGCAAAATCAACCAGACACAAAACAAAGTGGCCTAACAATGACTATTTCAAGTGATTCAATTGGAATTGTTGGTTTTACTTCCACTCAGCCCCAGCTTCCGTGGCCAAAATTTACTCAATCTGATATTCAGAGGTATCTTGCAATATTTTTTAAAGTAGATAATGATAGAGATGGCAAAATCACTGGTGAAGAGGCGCGCAATTTGTTCCTTAGCTGGAGACTACCTAGAG AGGTCTTAAAACAGGTATGGGATTTATCTGATCAGGACAATGATGGTATGCTTTCTCTTAGGGAGTTTTGCATTTCCCTCTATTTAATGGAGCGGCACCATGAAAAACGTCCTCTTCCAACTGTGCTTCCTGGTAGCATTGCATCTGATCAAACTTTGCTACTTGCAACAAATCAGCCTTTGACTGGATATGGTGGTCCCGTTAGCCGGCCAGCTCCTG GTCTAGTTATGCCACAACCTCCAATGCCTGCTACTGTAGCAAAACCACCCATGCAAAAACGGATACCTCTGGCTGATGATTCGGGTGAGCCTGTGCAACAAAAGTCAAGAGTACCAGTGTTGGAAAAATATCTAGTTGACCAGCTGAGCAAGGAAGAACAGAGTGCATTGAACACCAAGTTTCAGGAGGCATCGGATGCAGACAAAAAG GTTCAAGACCTGGAGAAGGAAATATTAGATTCCAAAGAGAAAAGTGAATTTTACCGCTCTAAGATGCAAGAACTT GTTCTTTACAAAAGTAGGTGTGATAATAGATTGAATGAAGTAACTGAAAGGGCATCTGCTGACAAACGGGAg GCTGAATCATTAACCAAAAGATATGAACAAAAATGCAAGCAACTTGGAGATGTGGCTTCAAAGTTAACTATTGAAGAGGCAACTTTTCATGATATTCAG GAGAAAAAAATGGAAATTTACAATGCAATATTAAAAATTGAACAAGGAGAAACTGCAGATGGTTCACTACAG GCACGAGCTGATCATATACAGAAAgaccttgaggagcttataaaaATTCTAAATGAAAGATCCAAACAATATGGATTGTGTGCTAAACCAACTACATTGGTGGAGCTTCCTTTTG GTTGGCAAGCTGGCATACAGGAAGGGTCTGCTGATTGGAATGAAGACTGGGACAAATTTGAAGAAGATG GATTTTCTATTATAAAGGAGCTTACAATAGAAGTGGAAAAGGCTATCCCCACTGAAAAGCCCAAGCCCCAAGAAGTTCAAAATGAAAAACATGAAACAGAGGAGGGGTTGCAAGCAGCAACTTTGAATGGTGAGGACAAGACTGTGGCAACATTTTCAGATGGTGAGGACAAGACTGTGGCAACATTTTCAGATGCTGAGGAAGAGACTGTGAAGCCATCAAATTCTACCATTGTCAAGCCGATTACTGAAAATGGATCAACTAATCTTGATAGATCTGATAACACTAATAACAGTCATGCAGATCCGGGATCAAGTGCTATGGAAAATTCTAAGGACCTTCACCCATTACATGCGAGACATGATGATTCTTCCCATGCAGATGAGAATAGCAG TGATCATGAGAATGCTGAGTCTTATAATTTGGATGACAAGCATGCTGTTGAGCCTTCATGGGGTCCTACTTTTGATCGTAGTGATGATATTGATTCTGTCTGGAGCTACAATTCAAAG GAGGCCGATCATCAGGTGCAAAGAAAACATTCCTTTGGATCCGATGACTTTGGTTTATTTCCTCCAATCAAGACAGATTCTCCTAGTGCTGCAAGTGTTAAGGGACCGTTCTTTGATTCTGTTCCAAGCACACCACTATACGGCTCTGGTTATTCTCCGAAGTTTTCAGAGGCACCAGATGACCACTCTTTCAATAGCCTCTCCCAACATGATTTCTTCAACACGCATGATACCAGTTCTTTTGGTCAGCGTGATAGCCTTGCAAGGTTTGATTCATTTCGTAGTACAACTGACTACAGCAGGGGTGAAAGCTTTGCAGCATCTGATTCCATGAGCAGCATATTTGACCACAGAAGGGGAGAAAGCTTCGCTAGGTTTGACTCCATGCGCAGCACAGCAGACTACACCGGGGGCTTTTCCAGTTTCGATGGCGTTGACTTGTTTGGCTCAGGACCTTTCAAATCCTCAGACAACCACAGCCCGAAAAAGGGCACTACTAATTGGGATGCATTTTAG
- the LOC122007156 gene encoding epidermal growth factor receptor substrate 15-like isoform X1, whose protein sequence is MAARPDQVVDMRVFDAYFTRADADRDGRISGAEAVAFFQGSGLPRNVLAQVWMYADQKRAGFLGREEFYNALRLVTVAQRGIQLTPETVQAVLKIPDAAKIPAPKINPVPGPPSQMNIAASSPPSQMGAMVPTNQNTGLRAQPPLANAEINQHAVPFGNHVMRPPQTTQVSVSPLLKESGQILQQGNNLAVMHPPSSVTPSFSTDWFSGRNSGTFAHETQQLSVARIPPSANQDGLGVSNFGSAPGIISKPYTLATTASIPSKPTHSTVLRPQPDSKALVLSGNGFSSDSNYVGDVFSLTQVKQANTLGTFPESATPNSSNNVPVIKKAHEADAWQNMALVPSGENQTQPQVKQNQPDTKQSGLTMTISSDSIGIVGFTSTQPQLPWPKFTQSDIQRYLAIFFKVDNDRDGKITGEEARNLFLSWRLPREVLKQVWDLSDQDNDGMLSLREFCISLYLMERHHEKRPLPTVLPGSIASDQTLLLATNQPLTGYGGPVSRPAPGLVMPQPPMPATVAKPPMQKRIPLADDSGEPVQQKSRVPVLEKYLVDQLSKEEQSALNTKFQEASDADKKVQDLEKEILDSKEKSEFYRSKMQELVLYKSRCDNRLNEVTERASADKREAESLTKRYEQKCKQLGDVASKLTIEEATFHDIQEKKMEIYNAILKIEQGETADGSLQARADHIQKDLEELIKILNERSKQYGLCAKPTTLVELPFGWQAGIQEGSADWNEDWDKFEEDGFSIIKELTIEVEKAIPTEKPKPQEVQNEKHETEEGLQAATLNGEDKTVATFSDGEDKTVATFSDAEEETVKPSNSTIVKPITENGSTNLDRSDNTNNSHADPGSSAMENSKDLHPLHARHDDSSHADENSSDHENAESYNLDDKHAVEPSWGPTFDRSDDIDSVWSYNSKEADHQVQRKHSFGSDDFGLFPPIKTDSPSAASVKGPFFDSVPSTPLYGSGYSPKFSEAPDDHSFNSLSQHDFFNTHDTSSFGQRDSLARFDSFRSTTDYSRGESFAASDSMSSIFDHRRGESFARFDSMRSTADYTGGFSSFDGVDLFGSGPFKSSDNHSPKKGTTNWDAF, encoded by the exons TGCACAGAGAGGCATACAGCTTACACCTGAGACTGTCCAGGCAGTTCTTAAAATCCCTGATGCAGCTAAAATTCCTGCACCAAAGATAAATCCTGTTCCTGGCCCCCCATCTCAGATGAACATTGCAGCCAGCAGTCCCCCCTCTCAGATGGGTGCCATGGTACCAACTAATCAAAATACTGGTTTAAGGGCACAACCACCACTAGCAAATGCTGAGATTAACCAACATGCCGTTCCCTTTGGAAACCATGTGATGAGGCCACCTCAAACCACACAGGTTTCTGTTTCACCTTTGCTTAAGGAAAGTGGTCAAATTTTACAGCAAGGAAATAACCTGGCAGTTATGCATCCTCCAAGTTCAGTTACACCAAGCTTTTCGACTGATTGGTTCAGTGGTAGGAACAGTGGAACCTTTGCACATGAAACTCAACAACTATCGGTTGCAAGGATCCCCCCCTCAGCAAACCAAGATGGTTTGGGTGTATCCAACTTTGGGTCAGCTCCTGGAATAATTTCTAAACCTTATACACTAGCAACAACAGCCTCAATTCCATCAAAGCCTACACATTCTACTGTGTTACGACCCCAACCAGATTCAAAAGCTTTAGTTTTGAGTGGAAACGGATTCTCTTCTGATTCAAATTATGTTGGTGATGTGTTTTCTTTAACTCAGGTAAAACAAGCAAATACCTTGGGCACCTTTCCTGAAAGTGCTACACCTAACTCTTCCAATAATGTCCCTGTTATCAAAAAGGCGCATGAAGCTGATGCTTGGCAAAACATGGCATTGGTTCCTTCTGGTGAGAACCAAACTCAACCACAGGTCAAGCAAAATCAACCAGACACAAAACAAAGTGGCCTAACAATGACTATTTCAAGTGATTCAATTGGAATTGTTGGTTTTACTTCCACTCAGCCCCAGCTTCCGTGGCCAAAATTTACTCAATCTGATATTCAGAGGTATCTTGCAATATTTTTTAAAGTAGATAATGATAGAGATGGCAAAATCACTGGTGAAGAGGCGCGCAATTTGTTCCTTAGCTGGAGACTACCTAGAG AGGTCTTAAAACAGGTATGGGATTTATCTGATCAGGACAATGATGGTATGCTTTCTCTTAGGGAGTTTTGCATTTCCCTCTATTTAATGGAGCGGCACCATGAAAAACGTCCTCTTCCAACTGTGCTTCCTGGTAGCATTGCATCTGATCAAACTTTGCTACTTGCAACAAATCAGCCTTTGACTGGATATGGTGGTCCCGTTAGCCGGCCAGCTCCTG GTCTAGTTATGCCACAACCTCCAATGCCTGCTACTGTAGCAAAACCACCCATGCAAAAACGGATACCTCTGGCTGATGATTCGGGTGAGCCTGTGCAACAAAAGTCAAGAGTACCAGTGTTGGAAAAATATCTAGTTGACCAGCTGAGCAAGGAAGAACAGAGTGCATTGAACACCAAGTTTCAGGAGGCATCGGATGCAGACAAAAAG GTTCAAGACCTGGAGAAGGAAATATTAGATTCCAAAGAGAAAAGTGAATTTTACCGCTCTAAGATGCAAGAACTT GTTCTTTACAAAAGTAGGTGTGATAATAGATTGAATGAAGTAACTGAAAGGGCATCTGCTGACAAACGGGAg GCTGAATCATTAACCAAAAGATATGAACAAAAATGCAAGCAACTTGGAGATGTGGCTTCAAAGTTAACTATTGAAGAGGCAACTTTTCATGATATTCAG GAGAAAAAAATGGAAATTTACAATGCAATATTAAAAATTGAACAAGGAGAAACTGCAGATGGTTCACTACAG GCACGAGCTGATCATATACAGAAAgaccttgaggagcttataaaaATTCTAAATGAAAGATCCAAACAATATGGATTGTGTGCTAAACCAACTACATTGGTGGAGCTTCCTTTTG GTTGGCAAGCTGGCATACAGGAAGGGTCTGCTGATTGGAATGAAGACTGGGACAAATTTGAAGAAGATG GATTTTCTATTATAAAGGAGCTTACAATAGAAGTGGAAAAGGCTATCCCCACTGAAAAGCCCAAGCCCCAAGAAGTTCAAAATGAAAAACATGAAACAGAGGAGGGGTTGCAAGCAGCAACTTTGAATGGTGAGGACAAGACTGTGGCAACATTTTCAGATGGTGAGGACAAGACTGTGGCAACATTTTCAGATGCTGAGGAAGAGACTGTGAAGCCATCAAATTCTACCATTGTCAAGCCGATTACTGAAAATGGATCAACTAATCTTGATAGATCTGATAACACTAATAACAGTCATGCAGATCCGGGATCAAGTGCTATGGAAAATTCTAAGGACCTTCACCCATTACATGCGAGACATGATGATTCTTCCCATGCAGATGAGAATAGCAG TGATCATGAGAATGCTGAGTCTTATAATTTGGATGACAAGCATGCTGTTGAGCCTTCATGGGGTCCTACTTTTGATCGTAGTGATGATATTGATTCTGTCTGGAGCTACAATTCAAAG GAGGCCGATCATCAGGTGCAAAGAAAACATTCCTTTGGATCCGATGACTTTGGTTTATTTCCTCCAATCAAGACAGATTCTCCTAGTGCTGCAAGTGTTAAGGGACCGTTCTTTGATTCTGTTCCAAGCACACCACTATACGGCTCTGGTTATTCTCCGAAGTTTTCAGAGGCACCAGATGACCACTCTTTCAATAGCCTCTCCCAACATGATTTCTTCAACACGCATGATACCAGTTCTTTTGGTCAGCGTGATAGCCTTGCAAGGTTTGATTCATTTCGTAGTACAACTGACTACAGCAGGGGTGAAAGCTTTGCAGCATCTGATTCCATGAGCAGCATATTTGACCACAGAAGGGGAGAAAGCTTCGCTAGGTTTGACTCCATGCGCAGCACAGCAGACTACACCGGGGGCTTTTCCAGTTTCGATGGCGTTGACTTGTTTGGCTCAGGACCTTTCAAATCCTCAGACAACCACAGCCCGAAAAAGGGCACTACTAATTGGGATGCATTTTAG
- the LOC122007157 gene encoding ATP-dependent Clp protease proteolytic subunit-related protein 4, chloroplastic-like — translation MEIALFSPRTIPADACRVLSISPRSSWSSGRSAPRASVSASSFSSASSRPSSLSCSLVATPFLGGGSVHSDFNGLRVPSLKLPTLPHARRPMRGVVTMVIPFLRGTAWEQPPPDLASYLYKNRIVYLGMCLVPAVTELMMAEFLYLQYEDAKKPIYLYINSTGTTKGGEKLGYETEAFAIYDVMRYIKTPIFTLCVGNAWGEAALLLAAGAKGNRSALPSSTIMIRQPIARFQGQASDVDIARKEISNVKAELVGLYSRHIGKSREQIEEDIRRPKYFSPSEAVEYGIIDKVLYNEKRQEDQSVISDLKKGQLS, via the exons ATGGAGATCGCCTTGTTCTCTCCGCGCACAATCCCTGCCGATGCCTGCCGCGTTCTTTCCATTTCCCCCAGATCGTCGTGGAGCAGCGGCAGGTCAGCGCCTAGGGCTTCCGTCTCTGCCTCGTCCTTCTCTTCCGCTTCCTCGAGGCCTTCTTCCCTAAGTTGCAGCCTCGTCGCTACTCCTTTCCTCGGCGGTGGGAGCGTCCATAGCGACTTCAACGGATTAAGGGTTCCGTCCCTGAAGCTGCCTACTCTACCCCACGCCCGCCGGCCCATGAGGGGTGTCGTTACCATG GTCATTCCTTTCTTGAGAGGAACAGCATGGGAGCAACCGCCTCCGGATCTAGCTTCTTACTTGTATAAAAATCGAATTGTATACTTGGGCATGTGTCTTGTTCCAGCAGTGACAGAGTTGATGATGGCAGAGTTCTTATATCTTCAATATGAAGATGCTAAGAAGCCAATTTACCTATACATTAATTCCACCGGCACAACAAAG GGTGGAGAAAAGTTGGGCTATGAGACAGAAGCATTTGCAATTTATGATGTTATGAG GTACATTAAAACTCCAATATTTACACTGTGTGTTGGCAATGCTTGGGGAGAGGCTGCACTGCTCTTGGCCGCTGGTGCTAAAGGAAACCGTTCCGCTTTACCATCATCAACAATAATGATAAGACAG CCTATTGCAAGATTTCAAGGTCAAGCGTCAGATGTTGACATTGCaagaaaagaaataagcaatGTCAAGGCTGAATTG GTTGGACTATACTCGAGACATATAGGAAAATCCCGTGAGCAGATCGAAGAAGACATCAGACGCCCTAAATATTTCAGTCCTAGTGAAGCAGTCGAATACGGGATCATCGATAAG GTATTGTACAACGAAAAAAGACAGGAAGATCAAAGTGTTATCTCTGATCTTAAAAAAGGACAACTCTCATAG
- the LOC122007159 gene encoding probable calcium-binding protein CML7, translating to MGKEPTDEQVASMKEAFNLFDTDGDGRIAASELGILMRSLGGNPTQAQLKDITATEGLTDPFDFPRFLDLMRKHLRPEPFDRLLRDAFRVLDKDSTGKVAVADLRHVLTSIGEKLDPAEFDEWIREVEVGPDGTIQYEDFILRMVAK from the coding sequence ATGGGGAAGGAGCCGACAGACGAGCAGGTGGCGTCGATGAAGGAGGCCTTCAACTTGTTCGACACCGACGGCGATGGCCGGATCGCGGCGTCGGAGCTGGGCATCCTGATGCGCTCCCTGGGCGGCAACCCCACCCAGGCGCAGCTCAAGGATATCACCGCCACCGAGGGCCTCACCGACCCCTTCGACTTCCCCAGATTCCTGGATCTCATGCGCAAGCACCTCCGCCCCGAGCCCTTCGACCGCCTGCTCCGCGATGCATTCCGCGTCCTCGACAAGGATTCCACCGGTAAAGTCGCCGTCGCCGACCTGCGCCACGTCCTCACCAGCATCGGCGAGAAACTCGATCCCGCCGAGTTTGATGAGTGGATCCGCGAGGTGGAGGTGGGACCCGACGGTACCATCCAATACGAGGACTTCATCCTTCGCATGGTCGCCAAGTGA
- the LOC122004797 gene encoding uncharacterized protein LOC122004797, producing MAFEEASSYRMSRLSLESEGDDADVEPSSEDEGSRSAPKSAVGGGGGGMRSGGSSKEEDEGSGTGVASMPGTPIRGLPGQDWVKEYASETEARGGGRRRRHGRRRRERRLERAWQLKKSHAAAEDGSAAECRVVVRPRCGSGRMRMDMEEVRACRDLGIGLPADWKFEIPETFSDLTADTSSGGNSPVSWRISSPGDDPKDVKARLKVWAQAVALTSASRLSS from the exons ATGGCGTTCGAGGAGGCGAGTAGCTACAGGATGTCTCGCCTCTCGCTGGAGTCGGAGGGGGACGACGCCGACGTGGAGCCCTCGTCGGAGGACGAAGGCTCGAGGAGCGCGCCTAAGAGTGccgtcggcggcggcggcggcggtatGCGATCGGGCGGATCGAGCAAGGAGGAGGACGAGGGTTCGGGCACGGGAGTGGCGTCGATGCCGGGGACGCCGATCCGCGGCCTGCCGGGGCAGGATTGGGTCAAGGAGTACGCGAGCGAGACAGAAGCCCGCGGCGGCGGGAGGAGGAGGCGCCACGGGCGGCGGCGGAGGGAGCGGCGTCTGGAGCGGGCGTGGCAGTTGAAGAAGAGCCACGCGGCCGCGGAGGACGGATCGGCCGCCGAGTGCCGGGTGGTCGTCCGGCCGCGGTGCGGATCCGGGCGGATGCGGATGGACATGGAGGAAGTCCGGGCGTGCCGCGACCTCGGCATCGGCCTGCCGGCGGACTGGAAGTTCGAGATCCCCGAAACCTTCTCCGATCTGACGGCCGACACAAGCAGCGGCGGAAACTCCCCCGTCAGCTGGAGGATCTCGAGTCCAG GCGACGATCCCAAGGACGTGAAGGCGCGGCTGAAGGTTTGGGCTCAAGCGGTGGCTCTCACTTCGGCGTCGCGTCTGAGTAGTTGA